DNA from Daucus carota subsp. sativus chromosome 1, DH1 v3.0, whole genome shotgun sequence:
TACATCATATATGGTGGCAAAGATTTACTTGCTGTTCCGCAGGATGTTTTTCATCTGCTTAATGAATTAAGATCACACCGTAATCTTCGCGAGCTTTACGTTGATAATTATGCTCATTTTGATTTTATCGAAGGGATGAATACTAAGGAGATTGTTTACGACGATGTTGTTAGCTTTATAGAGGGAATACcttaatatataatgtaaatttGTTAAACCTATTGTAACATATATCTCCATTTTATCAAGATGTTCTGCTCTGAATTAATATAGATAGTAGGATCTATATCTTACTGAGTAGAATcttgttattatatattctgCCCTGAATTGCTATTAATTTTATCaagattattatttataataacatgCATTTTTATGTAGAGTGATCGTTCTTATCTCCTTACTCATCAATGAAGGCCTATTCCAGGCGATGATCGGTTTGAAAGGTCGGTTTCGACCACTCCAAAAATAATcgattattttatattagaaatagtgatctctttttagtttttagtcgatttgtttttttataatctGGTGTTCGGGTCAGCTTGTGCACACCTCGACTAATCCGGACTCGTGACCTTGAGGTAGCAAGCCTGAAGCGTCAGTGTTCAACCATCTGGGATAACCGTAGGGGTTTTTCGGCAGTCGAGTTTAGACTTATAAAGATGTTATATAATCACGTAATTAAATATTAACAGCCACTTATAATCACAACAGGAATTAATTCCCGCAATTCTTGATTGATAATGCATTACCATGTACTTATTTCTTTTCTCTCTTATTTCAAAGCAACCCTCAAAATATGGAGCAATAAAAACCTAATTACAGTGTTTGGTTCAAAAAGTGGTGAGATTATGAACAAAGTACTTTCGTATGGATATCCTTACAATTATCTTTGTCGAAAAGTATTATAGTTCTTATACAACAAGGACTAATCACTATGCTTTCCTCTACACGAACACAATTTTAACTAATATTATTCATTCGGATCGTGTGCTTGGATGTTCAAGACGAAAGCTAGTAAGTTCTGCACCTTTCTAATCATCTTATCCTAATTGCATACAGCTTATGCGCTGCTGTCACTCGCAAATTAAACACAAATAGTTCCACAAATGGCTGTATATGCCTTGCTAATTTGTGCTGTTTTGCTAGATGCAGGCAGTTTAGCAAGTAGCAAGCAAATAGTTGCTGATCATTCTGGGTATCCACCAGACCGGAGTTCTATTTGTGAGGACGAGGCCCTCACCAAAGGTTACAAGTGCGAGGACTATGATGTAAAATTTCGTTTCAACTGCAATACATATATAATGTGTTCGGCATTTTGAATGTTATAACTGAATATCCTCGTGATCAGAGAAGTTTATGTGTTTTTTGACGTTTTTTTGTTTTCCGTCTTCAAAAACAACGTTTTTATGTTTTCTGTTTCTGAAAACCGTTCTCTGATTATATTTTCTGAAAACtgttttttgaatataatgtaAAACACACCGCTCATTcatttatcataattatttatgttgggATTGAAGAAATCAATCTATCACATTCTTGGGCATAACCAGAGAAAATGACTCCACGTTTTcttccaaaaatcaaaatgtCCTATTACCTGGCGTTAATAAGTGATATTTTAGATCATTTTTCACAGCTATGATATTTTGGCTTTAATTGTGAAAATTGTGGTATATGAGACATTTTTTCAAAAACTATTCATTTTACggtttatttatttctcacatATATTCATCTATCGAGAGATTTTAACGTATGTTGTATTCAATTTGGTGTATACAGGTGATAACGGAAGATGGTTATGTACTGAGGTTGGAAAGATTTCCCCAAGGTCAATTTAACCATCGCGGTAGGAGAAACAAGCCGCCAGTTTTTATTCAGCATGGAATATTAGTGGTGATGAATATCTATCTAATTaggaaaaattcaatttttatacatttttatatCTAATAGCTTTTATTTTCGGCCTGTATTATTATTGATGCAGGATGGAATGAACTATAATTCACTGTAAGTCATGCTGATCACGCCTTACCTTTTATCTTGCTTGAGGCTGGTTTTGATGTTTGGGTTGGTAATACCAGAGGCACGCGATTCAGCAGAAAACACATCTcggaaaattttacatattcgGTAATGTTTAATCATACTACACTAAATTCCGGTTAGTGAGTTGCATATTTACTCGCCACCAGTAATGTCGAATATGTAATTAAGGAATATCTAAGAGAAAGACATTGTATTACTGAATAATGAGAATGAACAAAataagttctataacttataaaGTACTGACAAGTCAATGACAGGATGATTATTGGGACTTCTCATTTTCTGAGATGGGGCAGTATGATTTACCAGCTTCACTTAAATTTGTGTACCAACAGACTGGCCAGAAGGTTCATTACGTCGGCCACTCCTTAGTAAGAATCTGATTTATCTATAGGTCTAGTTAACTTCTTTTAGTACCGTGAGTGAGGTTTTGGGGTCTGGTAACTATGATTAATTACATGTGTGTGAATTGGCAGGGAACGACGATGTTTTTCTCGGCCTTCACGGACTGGAAAGTAGATGAGTTGGTGAAATCAGCAACACTTCTAAGCCCTATCGCTTTTTTGAAACACATGACTACTCTGGTTGGTAATATTGCAGCCCATGCCTACCTCGGTGAGGTATGTGTCTTTTAAGGAGTTTTGAAGATAACCCTATGTTTTTCAAgttattttagttattatttaaCCATTTAAATGAATATTGATATGGTGCTAGAATGATATATgcatatttataaacaaaaagaataaaGGAATTTAGGGTTTAAGAGGAACAAGTTTGTTAAAGAGAATGTTGGAGTTTAAGAAGCAATGTGTTCGGGAAGCTGCAGTATGTTCAGCAAGCCATTTTCAGCAGCTtgattaaaaatagatatattgtCGTATTCTGTAGGGATTGGCAGGGACCAAGACTTAGACAATTAGTGGATAGAGGTCGATCCTGGCTAAAACTCGACTGTGTTGTATTCTTTATTGTTTTTTGTGCTTTGACAATCTGCAATACATCGTCTTATGTTAGGGCATCGTTATTGTTTGTGAATTGAATTTAGCAAGCCGTAAAgtggtaatatttttaattaatacaaTAATTAGCCTAAACATCTATTCGCCCTCCCTCTCCGTGTGCATTTGATTAGTTATTATGGACTAACCGTGTGCGTGCATGACATGAATTGTTCGGCAGATTGTTGGGACATTTGGGATACCATTTCTAGATCTGAAAATGTAAGAACTTATTACAATTATCAAACTTCAGTAGATATACAGAGATAAGTAAGATTTATAATCCTGATATCTgaatatataacataaaatttcttatttcttcaaacaaacacaaataCTATACCTTAGCCTAGCTCACGATTTGAAATTTCGGGCTCAGAGAACCACTAAGCCCCATTGAGTTCGCCTTCTGTAATGTACCGGGGGTAGATTGCTGGACTCTTTCAGCAATATTTACAGGTAAGTTAAAAATGAGaatatgattataatatatttctgTAAAATTATCTTTTGTATTTCCATTCTGATCAAAGTGAATTGAAGATTCATGATCCGAAAGGCGCCTATGTTTATGATATATATTCTGTTTATATTGATGTAGGTCCTAATTGCTGTATGAATGCCTCAACTGTAAATCTTTTCTTGCATAGCAATCCGCAAGCTACTTCAATCAAAAACCTTGTGCATCTGTCCCAAAGTAAGTTATCTATGTACGGAGATACAGTATAAGATCCATTTGGAGACATTCCTCAACACCTTAAGATTCTTCGATCACCGGTTCTTGATGGAGGTCTCAACTACATGAGATGCCTgtcacttagaaatttttttgggAATTCGGACCCCTATCATTTCCTATACAATTATATTCATAGTGATATTAACTTATCTAGTTTTGGAAGTGAAGAAATAACACTAAATAATTAGATGTTAATCCTTTTTCTCGTGCAGATATCAGAACCGGAGTATTTTCAAAATATGATTACGGAAATCCGGCCTCTAATCTGGAACATTATGGAGTTCCCGAAGCACCTGTCTATGATTTAGAAATAAGTATACCAAAGCATTTTCCATTGTTGCTTTGCTATGGAGGTAAAGATGCGCTTAGCGATCCAAAAGATGTATATAGAATTCTTTCGGATTTGAGATCTCATACAAATATACACGAAATATACATAGATCATTATGCTCATTTAGATTTCATCAATGGAATTACTGCTAAAGACATCCTGTTTCCTGATGTTGTCAATTTTATGAAGGAATACAACTAGCAGTAGTCATATCAAAGTGTACTTTACAGACCAAAGTtgtatttgattataattttt
Protein-coding regions in this window:
- the LOC108224889 gene encoding triacylglycerol lipase 2-like, which encodes MGQYDLPASLKFVYQQTGQKVHYVGHSLGTTMFFSAFTDWKVDELVKSATLLSPIAFLKHMTTLVGNIAAHAYLGEIVGTFGIPFLDLKIEPLSPIEFAFCNVPGVDCWTLSAIFTGPNCCMNASTVNLFLHSNPQATSIKNLVHLSQNIRTGVFSKYDYGNPASNLEHYGVPEAPVYDLEISIPKHFPLLLCYGGKDALSDPKDVYRILSDLRSHTNIHEIYIDHYAHLDFINGITAKDILFPDVVNFMKEYN